A genomic segment from Janthinobacterium sp. 64 encodes:
- a CDS encoding phytanoyl-CoA dioxygenase family protein, producing the protein MLTTEQQEQYQRDGYLILPDFKGADDIAALRARAEQIVNEFDPSVSQSIFTTRDQAKNTNDYFLASDNTIRCFFEEEAFGPDGQLKQAKSLSINKIGHAMHDLDPVFRAFSADPKLAEVARDLGLADAQVWQSMYIFKQPGIGGEVRWHQDATYFETTPISVTTFWFALEDATLDNGCLWAEPGGHRGPLRERFIRNGDAVRVEKLDATPWPDDSTAVPLEVKAGALVCFHGLLPHYSAPNRSPVSRHAYTLHATDGQTQYAAHNWIQRDDSFPVRGFV; encoded by the coding sequence ATGCTGACCACTGAACAACAAGAACAATACCAACGCGACGGCTACCTGATACTGCCCGATTTCAAAGGGGCGGACGACATCGCCGCCTTGCGCGCGCGTGCCGAGCAGATTGTCAACGAATTCGACCCCAGCGTCAGCCAGTCCATCTTCACCACGCGCGACCAGGCGAAGAACACCAACGATTATTTTCTCGCCTCCGACAACACCATCCGCTGCTTCTTCGAGGAAGAAGCGTTCGGTCCGGACGGCCAGTTGAAGCAGGCGAAATCGCTGTCGATCAACAAGATCGGCCATGCGATGCATGACCTGGACCCCGTCTTCCGCGCTTTTTCGGCCGATCCGAAACTGGCCGAGGTGGCGCGCGACCTGGGCCTGGCGGACGCGCAGGTGTGGCAATCGATGTACATCTTCAAACAGCCCGGCATCGGCGGCGAAGTGCGCTGGCACCAGGACGCCACGTATTTCGAGACCACGCCGATCAGCGTGACCACCTTCTGGTTCGCGCTGGAAGACGCGACCCTGGACAACGGCTGCCTGTGGGCCGAACCGGGCGGCCACCGTGGCCCCCTGCGCGAACGCTTCATCCGCAACGGCGACGCCGTGCGCGTGGAAAAACTCGACGCCACGCCATGGCCCGACGACAGCACGGCCGTGCCCTTGGAAGTGAAGGCGGGCGCCCTCGTCTGCTTCCACGGCTTGCTGCCCCATTACAGCGCGCCGAACCGCTCACCCGTCTCGCGCCACGCCTACACCTTGCACGCCACCGACGGACAGACGCAATACGCGGCCCACAACTGGATACAGCGCGACGACTCCTTCCCCGTGCGGGGCTTCGTCTGA
- a CDS encoding sugar phosphate isomerase/epimerase family protein, which produces MRIEVFAAHWGNNDLPPEVFIDKVAAAGFDGIEMSLPLDAALREEWTDRIAKAGLQLIAAQWETVFHSDFELHRAALAELLDNACLARPVLVNTHTGKDFYTQAQNAELIDLAAAISAKHGVPIVHELHRSRFSGHPMLLLPYLAQYPELPLTADLSHWCCACESLLEDQPHTLAQVLPLVRHVHARVGHAQGPQVADFRAPEAKPALDAHLAWWDAIVALRRAAGAERMTFTPEFGPAPYTQTLPYTQQPVSDAWEQNVAMLQLLRQRYPTD; this is translated from the coding sequence ATGCGCATCGAGGTTTTTGCCGCCCACTGGGGCAATAACGACCTGCCGCCCGAGGTCTTCATCGACAAGGTAGCGGCCGCCGGTTTCGACGGCATCGAGATGTCGCTGCCGCTGGACGCCGCCCTGCGCGAGGAATGGACGGACCGCATCGCCAAGGCAGGGCTGCAACTGATCGCCGCGCAGTGGGAAACCGTGTTCCACAGCGACTTCGAGCTGCACCGCGCGGCTCTCGCCGAACTGCTGGACAACGCCTGCCTGGCGCGCCCCGTGCTGGTCAACACGCATACGGGCAAGGATTTTTATACGCAGGCGCAAAACGCGGAATTGATTGACCTGGCCGCCGCCATCTCGGCAAAACACGGCGTGCCCATCGTGCATGAGCTCCACCGCAGCCGCTTTTCCGGCCACCCGATGCTGCTGCTGCCGTATCTGGCGCAGTATCCCGAGCTGCCCTTGACGGCCGACCTGTCGCACTGGTGCTGCGCCTGCGAGTCCTTGCTGGAAGACCAGCCGCACACCCTGGCGCAAGTACTGCCGCTGGTGCGCCACGTGCACGCGCGCGTGGGCCACGCACAGGGGCCGCAGGTGGCCGACTTCCGCGCGCCGGAAGCCAAGCCGGCCCTCGACGCCCACCTGGCCTGGTGGGATGCCATCGTCGCCCTGCGCCGCGCAGCCGGCGCCGAGCGCATGACGTTCACGCCGGAATTCGGCCCCGCGCCCTACACGCAAACCTTGCCATACACGCAGCAGCCCGTGAGCGACGCGTGGGAACAGAACGTCGCGATGCTGCAGCTTTTACGCCAG
- a CDS encoding LysR family transcriptional regulator — protein MDQLKAMEIFVEVARQRSFTVAGQRLGLTRAMVSKTIIQLEERLHARLLHRSTREVSLTDAGRAYLAPCMATVSQAQEAARMVAHVAQAGAGAELAGPLRIQAPSSFGSAWLADAVARFSLLHPQVRAELFVDDALLDPIRHGFDLTIRVGGIPDSSALAMRPLAPCRAVLCASPAYLAQWGVPQTPQELLQHQCLHFSHLTDGTHWRFQRGEGEQREEVGVRVQAGFTANNGLVLHQAAQRGLGIVYSTTFLAWCNLLDGSLLPVLSGWELPLNHLSALYPASRQMSPKVRALIDFLVAEYQPVPPWDRELAAAGFFS, from the coding sequence ATGGATCAACTAAAAGCGATGGAAATCTTTGTCGAAGTGGCGCGCCAGCGCAGCTTTACGGTGGCGGGCCAGCGCCTGGGCCTGACGCGCGCCATGGTCAGCAAGACCATCATTCAGCTGGAGGAACGCCTGCATGCGCGCCTGCTGCACCGCTCCACGCGCGAAGTGAGCTTGACGGACGCGGGCCGCGCCTATCTGGCGCCGTGCATGGCCACCGTCAGCCAGGCACAGGAAGCGGCGCGCATGGTGGCGCACGTGGCGCAGGCGGGAGCGGGGGCGGAGCTGGCCGGGCCGCTGCGCATCCAGGCGCCATCGAGTTTCGGCAGCGCGTGGCTGGCCGACGCCGTGGCCCGTTTCAGTCTGCTGCACCCGCAGGTGCGGGCCGAGTTGTTTGTCGACGACGCGCTGCTCGACCCGATACGCCACGGTTTTGATTTGACGATACGCGTGGGCGGCATCCCGGACAGCAGCGCGCTGGCCATGCGCCCGCTGGCGCCGTGCCGCGCCGTGCTATGCGCCAGTCCCGCCTATCTGGCGCAATGGGGCGTGCCGCAGACGCCACAAGAGCTATTGCAGCACCAGTGCCTGCATTTCAGTCACCTGACCGACGGCACGCACTGGCGTTTCCAGCGGGGAGAGGGAGAACAGCGCGAGGAAGTGGGCGTGCGCGTGCAGGCAGGTTTTACGGCGAACAATGGGCTGGTGCTGCACCAGGCGGCGCAGCGGGGCCTGGGCATCGTCTACAGCACCACCTTCCTCGCCTGGTGCAACCTGCTCGATGGTAGCCTGCTGCCCGTGCTGTCCGGCTGGGAGCTGCCCCTGAATCACTTGAGCGCCCTGTATCCGGCCAGCCGGCAAATGTCGCCGAAGGTGCGCGCGCTGATCGATTTCCTGGTGGCCGAATACCAGCCTGTGCCGCCGTGGGACCGCGAGCTGGCGGCGGCCGGATTTTTTAGTTGA
- the acpA gene encoding acid phosphatase — translation MKPHSRPVLRPLPILLSLGLAACGSNYAITPSTTGQVIGSYYENAQVCLESATAKLTCDSASTAVRTVADGSYTLDGKGAVLVTVGTDAIRHEAIGDAGTKVTQKLLLRAPAGHSAFVSALSTELAQVMDGNGGDFASASGKLAARIGVSEAGLASDFNKASGDELAKLKAENASVTALIASASAQAAPADALAALNSSLALNNIQTIVVIYAENRGFDNLYGLFPGANGVPGVNPTSTSSYVPQKDIDGSTLPVLPPTWGGMTAAGQSTVITQAQSANLPNKPFQIDDANSPLYLPQSVITRDLVHRFYNNQMQINGGANDKFAAYSDAGGLSMGYYDGSKMQLWDIAKQYALADNLFIGAFGGSFLTHQYLICACAPTYPNADTSVAKGSIAKIDVDANGNFLHLTPSATAPTTVLNGAPAYANDGALTPADSTGMFYAVNTMQPPFQPSSNAPASADSSKLFADTGKANTLPPQTQTNIGDLLSGKNIDWAWYAGAWKDTTALATASARAGSFPNPPNFQFHHQPFNYFANMDPVKAPAYRAAHLRDFDSQFLADASAGKLPPVTFYKPQGNLNQHAGYASVADGDAHIAGVIAQLKKSPQWKNMLVIVTYDENGGFYDHAAPPKGDRWGPGTRVPAILVSPYVKKGLVDHTQYDSASILRAITHRFSLPVLDGLSTRDKALVANGGKPMGDFSAALALVPQE, via the coding sequence ATGAAACCGCACTCCCGCCCCGTCTTACGTCCCCTGCCTATCCTGCTGTCGCTGGGCCTGGCCGCCTGCGGCAGCAACTATGCGATCACGCCCAGCACCACGGGCCAGGTGATCGGCAGCTACTATGAAAACGCCCAGGTGTGCCTGGAAAGCGCCACGGCCAAGCTCACGTGCGACAGCGCCTCCACCGCCGTACGCACGGTGGCCGACGGCAGCTACACCTTGGACGGCAAGGGCGCCGTGCTGGTGACCGTCGGCACGGATGCCATCCGCCATGAAGCCATCGGCGACGCGGGCACCAAGGTCACGCAAAAACTGCTGCTGCGCGCCCCCGCCGGGCACAGCGCCTTCGTCAGCGCCCTGTCGACGGAACTGGCGCAAGTCATGGATGGCAATGGCGGCGACTTTGCGTCCGCCAGCGGCAAGCTGGCCGCGCGCATCGGCGTGTCCGAAGCGGGTCTGGCGTCGGACTTCAACAAGGCCAGCGGCGACGAGCTGGCGAAACTGAAGGCGGAAAACGCCAGCGTGACGGCCTTGATCGCCAGCGCCAGCGCACAGGCGGCGCCCGCCGACGCGCTGGCCGCACTGAATAGCAGCTTGGCGCTGAACAATATCCAGACCATCGTCGTCATCTACGCGGAAAACCGCGGCTTCGACAATCTGTACGGCCTGTTCCCGGGCGCCAACGGCGTACCGGGCGTCAATCCCACATCGACGTCCTCGTACGTGCCGCAGAAAGACATCGACGGCAGCACCCTGCCCGTGCTGCCGCCCACCTGGGGCGGCATGACGGCGGCAGGCCAGAGCACCGTCATCACGCAGGCGCAATCGGCCAACCTGCCCAACAAACCGTTCCAGATAGACGACGCCAATAGCCCACTGTACCTGCCGCAATCGGTGATCACGCGCGACCTGGTGCACCGCTTCTACAACAACCAGATGCAGATCAACGGCGGCGCCAACGACAAGTTCGCGGCCTATTCCGATGCGGGCGGCCTGTCGATGGGCTATTACGACGGCAGCAAGATGCAGCTGTGGGACATCGCGAAACAATATGCGCTGGCCGACAACCTGTTCATCGGCGCCTTCGGCGGCTCCTTCCTCACGCACCAGTACCTGATCTGCGCCTGCGCTCCCACGTATCCGAACGCGGATACGTCGGTGGCGAAAGGCTCGATCGCCAAGATCGACGTCGACGCCAACGGCAACTTCCTGCACCTGACGCCATCCGCCACGGCGCCGACCACGGTCTTGAACGGCGCGCCTGCCTATGCCAACGACGGCGCGCTGACGCCGGCCGACAGCACGGGCATGTTCTACGCCGTCAATACCATGCAGCCGCCGTTCCAGCCCAGCAGCAACGCGCCCGCCTCGGCCGACAGCAGCAAGCTGTTTGCGGACACGGGCAAGGCCAACACCCTGCCGCCGCAAACGCAGACGAATATCGGCGACCTGCTCTCTGGCAAGAACATCGACTGGGCCTGGTATGCGGGCGCCTGGAAGGACACGACGGCCCTGGCCACGGCCAGCGCGCGCGCCGGCAGCTTCCCGAATCCGCCCAACTTCCAGTTCCACCACCAGCCGTTCAACTATTTTGCCAACATGGACCCCGTGAAGGCGCCCGCCTACCGCGCCGCCCACCTGCGCGACTTCGACAGCCAGTTCCTGGCCGACGCGAGCGCCGGCAAGCTGCCGCCCGTGACCTTCTACAAGCCGCAGGGCAACTTGAACCAGCATGCGGGCTACGCCAGCGTGGCCGACGGCGACGCGCACATCGCCGGCGTCATCGCCCAGCTGAAGAAAAGTCCGCAATGGAAAAACATGCTGGTCATCGTCACCTACGATGAAAACGGCGGCTTTTATGACCACGCCGCGCCGCCGAAGGGCGACCGCTGGGGTCCAGGCACGCGCGTGCCGGCCATCCTCGTCTCGCCGTACGTGAAAAAGGGCTTGGTTGATCATACGCAATACGATTCAGCCTCCATCCTGCGCGCCATCACGCACCGCTTCTCGCTGCCCGTACTCGATGGTTTGAGCACGCGCGACAAGGCGCTGGTGGCCAACGGCGGCAAGCCCATGGGCGACTTCAGCGCCGCGCTGGCCTTGGTACCGCAAGAGTAA